CATCGTCATATCATCCTTAACATAGCTGAATGGCTTGAACTCACCTGAAGCCGCGAATACAAATTCATCTTTGTCAATCAGTTCTGCGCCATCTGATAATTTCTCTTTTTCTGCGCAGGCGCTAAGCATGCAGACAAGAAAAAGGGCAGAGAATAAGAGTAATGCTTTTTTTCTCATTGAAGGATCATGGCTCCTTTCTTTTTTTGAAATAGCTCGATTATGGTAAACAGGAAAAAATGCACTAGTTGTATATACCCTAAGTTTCAGGAGAGAAAACCTATCATTTTGTAAAATTAGAAATGATGGGCGAGTGGGAGAGGGGATTGATTCATGAAAAGCAGTATGAAGCACTTATCTGGTGTAGAAACCGCAGTAAGTGCAGCAAATTCAGTTTTGCAGCACTTATTTCGTGTCGGAGCCCATATTAAATGCAGTAAATTCGGTTTTGGAACACTTATTTTGTGTCGGAGCCCATATTAAGTGCAGCAAATTCGGTTTTGGAACACTTATTTTGTGTCGGAGCCCATATTAAGTGCTGTAAATTCGGTTTTGGAACACTTATTTTGTGTCGGAGCTTGCAGTAAGTGCAGCAAATTCAGTTTTGAAGCACTTATATAGTGTCGGAGCCCATATTAAGTGCAGCAAATTCAGTTTTGAAGCACTTATCTGGTGTAGAAGCCCGCAGTAAGTGCAGCAAATTCGGTTATGAAACACTTATCTGGTGTAGAAGCCCGCAGTAAGTGCAGCAAATTCAGTTTTGAAGCACTTATATCGTTTCGGAGCCCATATTAAGTGCAGCAAATTCGGCTATGAAACACTTATCTGGTGTGAAGCCCACATTAAGTGCATCAAATTCAGTTTTGAAGCACTTATCTGGTGTAGAAGCCCGCAGTAAGTGCAGCAAATTCGGCTATGAAACACTTATCTGGTGTGAAGCCCACATTAAGTGCATCAAATTCAGTTTTGAAGCACTTATCTGGTGTAGAAGCCCGCATTAAGTGCAGCAAATTCGGCTATGAAGCTCTTATCTGGTGTAGAAGCCCACATTAAGTGCAGCAAATTCGGTTATGAAACACTTATTTCGTGTTGAAGCCCACATTAAGTGCTGTAAACCGCATTTAAAGGATTCCACTTAAATCGCCTAATTTGAACGCGTTCATTGAGTCGTTTCACAGTATTTTAGAACGGAGTGTTATCAACGAAGTTCACCTTTGAATCTTTTATCGAATAGATGAATTTATTGAATTCTATAATCATCACCGTGACCATGGCAGCTTAAATTATGAAAAGTATTCAAATGGAGATAATTCCTTAGAAAAGGCGATCAAACTATGATCGCCTCAGAAGAAAGGAGAAATATGGTAGTGTGTGTCCAAATAGGCTTTGCTGTAAAAAATCAAAATTCGGCTGGCAGAGCATCCTCCGCATTTTCTAGCCCAACAAAAAAGAAGCAGATCATATCTGCTTCTCAATACATATCATTCCACTCAATTTCGCCTGCTTGCTTCTCGTAGTCAATGTTTACTTTGAAGTCGTGTTTTTCATAAAAATGCACAAGACGGTCAACGTGATCCCAGTCTCGCTTGGCAATGTCGCCCGTGATGTAGGGGATGTTTTGATCCTTCGCAAACTCCTTTAAATAATTCATGCAAATGGATCCGTAGCCCTTATTTGCAGGGCCTTTAATATCTCCGATGTGGATCGCTTTATCGTCATTGTATGTGGCATGAATGGAAAAATCCCAGGTGCCCCGATAAGCAGATTCACAATCATTCAGCATCACCTTGCATGAATCACCGTCATTTTGTGCATAAACCACAACCCATTTATCTTCCTTCGTTTGATCAATTCCGACAACCTGCCACCGCTTTGCAATTTCCTTCAGATTATCCTGCATTCTAAAGAGCTGAAACTGAAGTTCTTCAGCGTCTATGGATGTCTGATCGCTGCGTGTTAATACAGTATTATACATACCTGACTCCTTCCTTAAATAAGATCCGAACGCAAAACACAGTATATAATTTTACTAGATTTTAAAAAGGGAATCAACCGTTTTGCCCGAATTGGGAAGAGTTGCAGATCTGTCTATTTTTATGAAAAAAAGCACCCGCATTCAAGCAGGTGCCATACCTTTATTCTTCTTCACTATCATAAATAAGATGGTCAAAGCTGTTATTATTAATGGCGTTGAGCTTCTCAATTTTATAAATTAAAAATTGATGGTCGTCACCGTACAGATCAAGTTTATTTGCTGCTTTATACTCCCGAAGCGCAGTCCGTGCTTTAGTTTCTTCAGTGAAAATCCCGACAACATTCGAAGCTTCTCCGCAGTCAGAACAGCCAATATCCACTACTACGTAATACATCTGATCACCTTCTAGTTTTGGTTCTTGCATTCATTTTCTCATGAGGCTCTTTTGAAAACAAGAAATCGGCACAAAAAGAACCGGCAGACTGATGCCGGCTGCTGGTTCCCTATACTTCTAATGTTTGCGGTGACTCTTGTCCGCTGTTCATTAATCTGATTTTATTTGGCTTGATCGCAAGAACGATATAATCAGGATCATTTGGTCCTTCAAACCAGTTTTTCATTTGATCATTCCAGATCTTTTCTTTTAATCGCTGATCTTCGCTGATGCTTGCCTTGCCTTCAAACTCAATATATTCATCTCCAAAACCTTCGCCTTCATAACCGAGCAGGATATGGACATTGGGATTTTCACCGATTTCTTCTGCTTTATGAGTGTTCTTATTTGTTGGTGTATAAAGCATTAATTCATCATTAAAGAATGTCATATAGCGGGAATGGGGCTTATTATCCACTACAGTAGAAAGCGTGCCGACCTTATGCTTTTTCAATATATCTAATACTTCTTTGTTTAATTTCTGCTTATCCAAGTGAAACATCTCCTTTTAGTAGGTGTTAGTGTATATATTCCTTTTTATTAGCAGATTAAAACATTGGAAGGTGCCAGCAGTTCATGAAAAACCGTATTGTTAAAAATAGCCACTAAGTGTAAAATGTAACTAAATAACACATTTTTCTAATTGGCGGTGGAACTATTAAAAAGAGATATTTAATGCTCCTCACTCTCGGATTTATCATTGTTTTTACATGTTCACTAAAAGCGGCTTCAGAAGAAGAAAAAAATGATCCGTTAATCATGACAGATGTCAGCGGTTTAATGCCAATAAAAATTGATAAGGTCATAAAAGGAAAAGAGATTGAGTCATTCAAAAAAGCAATCAAAGAAGCAAGAGAGACGAATAAGAAAATTTCAATTGCGGGAAAGCAGCACAGTCAGGGAGGACATACTTATTACAAAGATGCAATCGTGCTTGATATGACTTCCTACAATAAGATTTTGGACTTTGATAAAGAGAATAAGACGATAACTGTTCAAAGCGGGGCGACTTGGGACGATATTCAGCGTTACGTCAATCCGCATGGACTTGCAGTCAAAGTCATGCAGTCTCAAAATATTTTCACGGTGGGAGGCTCGATGAGCGTGAATGTACATGGACGGGATATCCGCCATGGTTCTCTAATTGACAGTATTCAGTCCTTTCGATTGCTGAACGCCGATGGAGAAATTGTACGGGTCAGCAGAACAGAAAACGAAAAACTATTCCCGCTTGTCATAGGCGGATACGGATTGTTTGGAGTGATTTTAGACGCAGAAATCAGTTTAACGGTTGATGAGCTCTATGAAATGAAAACAAAAGCTCTCGATTACAAAGAATATGCCGATTATTTTAAACAGGCAGTCAGAGGCAATGAAAAGGTCAGGATGCATCTTGCCAGATTATCCACTGCACCTGACACTTTTTTGAGCGAAATGTATGTGACGAACTATGAGCTTGCAGGTGATCAGGGGGCTCGTACAGAATATGATGAACTAAGTGAAGAAAAGAATGTTGCGCTCATGAAATTCCTGCTTGGTTTATCAAGAAACTACGATTGGGGAAAAAATGTTTTTTGGAATGCCCAAAAGTCATATTTTTTAAAAAAAGAAGATTCCTATATTACAAGAAATAATGTGATGCGGTCAGAGTCTGAGTTTCTGGAGTATGAACATGAAACAAATACGGATATTCTTCAGGAATACTTTGTCCCGGTTGATGCATTTCCTGACTATGTGGACAGTCTGCGGAAGACATTGACTGAGGAAGAGCTGAATCTATTTAATATGACCATTCGCTACGTAGATCACAATGAAGATGCTGTTTTGTCCTACAGCCGAGATGAAATGTTTGCCTTCGTTTTATTAATCAATCAGGGTTTGTCTGATGATGAAATAAAGAAGACCAGAAACGTGATCCGCAAGATGATTGATGTCACCCTTTCTTTTGGCGGCACATATTATTTGCCTTATCAGCCTTATCCGACTAAGGAGCAAATGAAGCGTGCGTATCCAAGAACAGATGAGTTTTTCGGACTGAAGCGAACATATGACGAAAAGGAAATTTTTATGAATTACTTTTATGAGGAGTATGGCCGCGATGAAAAATGATTCGTTCAGAAGATTTGTTGCGGCTCAGAGCACCCTGTTTTTTGCGGGCAATTTCATCTTCCCATTCTATATTTTGTTTATAAAAAATGTAGGGTCCTCTTTTTCACAGTTCGGCATATCGTATGGATTATTTGGTCTCTCAGCAGCGCTTGTTCATCCGCTTCTAGGCCGTTTGTCAGGAAAAATAAGCGACAAAGTGATGTTAGCGGTTTCTTCTTTCGGAATGGCTTTGATTCTTTTGTATTACCCGCACATGGGAACGATTGAAGAAGTATATGTATGTCAAATGATCATGGGTATCTTTGGCGCGATGCAGAAGCATGGGGAAAAAATGCTGTTGACGCAGTGGACGACGGAAGAAAAACGCGGCATGCAAGTTGGAAACTATCATTTTTTCACATCGCTTATGTCAGCGGCTGCGATCATGGGAGGCGGATTTTTAGCTCAGTACTTTACTGTAACATTTCTTTTTTTCATTGCCTCATCCGTCTACTTTATTGGCGGAGTCAGCGTTTTAAGAATATCAGATTCATACTTTGATAAGGAACAGAAGGTGCCGTACCATGCAGATTCAGCTCCATCCCATAACGAAGCATAATTGGGAAACATGTATATCGCTTAAGGTTCAAAAAGAGCAAGAGAGGTTTGTTGCGAGTAACCTGTATTCCCTGGCAGAATCAAGATTTGAAACCACCTTTTTGCCGCTGGGCCTTTATGCGGGAAATAAAATGATCGGCTTTGCGATGATCGGAAAGGATCCTAAAGATGGGGTGTACTGGCTGGTTCGGTTTATGGTTGATCAAGCCCATCAAGGAAAAGGGTATGGCTTTGCAGCTTTGCAGATTGTGCTCAGTTTTATGAAATCACGGTATGATGTCAGCCCATTTCTTTTACTTGGAGTCAATCCTGAGAATGGTCAGGCGATAAGGCTTTATCAAAAAGCCGGTTTTATTCATACAGGTAAAGTAGAAAACGGCGAGGCCATTTACCGGTTGGGTATATATTAAAGAAAGAGTGCCGCACGAAAGTTGTGCCGGCACTTTTTAAGGTGTTGAAAGGAAGGGATTTTGCTTCGTCAGTTCTCTGAAAAAGCCAGTTTCGTCCTTAGGCAGTGAGACAAGTGCAAATCTCGTGGAGAATTGAGGTCTGGGTCCAATCGGCTTTGCAAAAATGATCTCAAGTCTTTTCAGCGTCCAGGCGGGAGAAGAGAGCGGGTTATTTGAATAGCGGATTTCCTTAATATCCCTTAGAGGTATTTCTTTTTTTATTAATCCGAAGACGATAATCAATTTTTGATTTTCAATAACAAAGTAGGATTTTATTAATGCATGGGCTAAAAAAGCTGAAAGCAAAAAAGGGATAATCAGGGATGGAAGGGATTCAGACCGGAAAAGCAGAAAAAATGGCAGAATGATCAGAAACAGCACAATGGCAACAAGAATCGGATTTTTCTTAACTTGAAAGATCATATATAAAGTCCCCTTTCAAGAATTATTTTAGCACATTTTTCCTTTTTTCTGAAGGTATTGTTATCTAGTTTTCATACCATACTAAATTCCCTATAGAGTGAAATCAGGAAAAATAAGGATAGGACGAACGGACTAATATTCAGATAATTCTGACGTATTGCTTGATTCTCTATTTTCTTTTACATATGGTAGAGATGAGATTCTGCTTATAAGGAGGAAGGTTATGAAAAGAAGGTTGAGTGTTTTCCTGATTGCGATCTTGCTTGCTGGAGGATTTCCGGTCAGTACAGAGGCTAAGAAGCCGGAAAAGAAAGAGGAATACAGTCAGGTCGATGTTGGACGGGACGGCATGGTGACAACGGCCCATCCGCTGGCATCTAAAATTGGAGCTGATGTTCTTAAAAAGGGCGGAAATGCGATTGATGCAGCTGTTGCGATTCAATATGCGCTGAATGTGACAGAGCCGATGATGTCCGGAATTGGCGGCGGCGGTTTTATGATGGTGTATGACGGCAAAACAGAAGAAACAACGATTATTAACAGCCGCGAGCGGGCGCCTGCAGGAGCGGCGCCAGATATGTTTCTCGATGAAAACGGAGTTCCGATTCCTTTTTCAGAACGATACAAAGGCGGAACTGCAGTTGGAGTGCCAGGGACGCTGAAGGGATTGGAAACGGCTCTGGACATGTGGGGCACGCGATCAATGAAGGAACTGATCAGTCCTTCGATTCAACTCGCTGAAAAGGGTTTTAAAATTGATTCGGTTTTAGCAGCAGCGATTTCAGACAATGCTGATACGTTATCCGCTACTGCTGCAAAGGACGTCTTCCTTCCAAAAGGTACACCGATAAAAGAAGGGGACAAGCTTGTTCAAAAAGACTTGGCGAAAACCTTTAAACTGATTCGTTCAAAAGGAACGGA
The window above is part of the Metabacillus dongyingensis genome. Proteins encoded here:
- a CDS encoding MFS transporter → MKNDSFRRFVAAQSTLFFAGNFIFPFYILFIKNVGSSFSQFGISYGLFGLSAALVHPLLGRLSGKISDKVMLAVSSFGMALILLYYPHMGTIEEVYVCQMIMGIFGAMQKHGEKMLLTQWTTEEKRGMQVGNYHFFTSLMSAAAIMGGGFLAQYFTVTFLFFIASSVYFIGGVSVLRISDSYFDKEQKVPYHADSAPSHNEA
- a CDS encoding pyridoxamine 5'-phosphate oxidase family protein — translated: MFHLDKQKLNKEVLDILKKHKVGTLSTVVDNKPHSRYMTFFNDELMLYTPTNKNTHKAEEIGENPNVHILLGYEGEGFGDEYIEFEGKASISEDQRLKEKIWNDQMKNWFEGPNDPDYIVLAIKPNKIRLMNSGQESPQTLEV
- a CDS encoding PH domain-containing protein, whose product is MIFQVKKNPILVAIVLFLIILPFFLLFRSESLPSLIIPFLLSAFLAHALIKSYFVIENQKLIIVFGLIKKEIPLRDIKEIRYSNNPLSSPAWTLKRLEIIFAKPIGPRPQFSTRFALVSLPKDETGFFRELTKQNPFLSTP
- a CDS encoding GNAT family N-acetyltransferase, translated to MYNTVLTRSDQTSIDAEELQFQLFRMQDNLKEIAKRWQVVGIDQTKEDKWVVVYAQNDGDSCKVMLNDCESAYRGTWDFSIHATYNDDKAIHIGDIKGPANKGYGSICMNYLKEFAKDQNIPYITGDIAKRDWDHVDRLVHFYEKHDFKVNIDYEKQAGEIEWNDMY
- a CDS encoding FAD-binding protein, which codes for MLLTLGFIIVFTCSLKAASEEEKNDPLIMTDVSGLMPIKIDKVIKGKEIESFKKAIKEARETNKKISIAGKQHSQGGHTYYKDAIVLDMTSYNKILDFDKENKTITVQSGATWDDIQRYVNPHGLAVKVMQSQNIFTVGGSMSVNVHGRDIRHGSLIDSIQSFRLLNADGEIVRVSRTENEKLFPLVIGGYGLFGVILDAEISLTVDELYEMKTKALDYKEYADYFKQAVRGNEKVRMHLARLSTAPDTFLSEMYVTNYELAGDQGARTEYDELSEEKNVALMKFLLGLSRNYDWGKNVFWNAQKSYFLKKEDSYITRNNVMRSESEFLEYEHETNTDILQEYFVPVDAFPDYVDSLRKTLTEEELNLFNMTIRYVDHNEDAVLSYSRDEMFAFVLLINQGLSDDEIKKTRNVIRKMIDVTLSFGGTYYLPYQPYPTKEQMKRAYPRTDEFFGLKRTYDEKEIFMNYFYEEYGRDEK
- a CDS encoding GNAT family N-acetyltransferase, which codes for MQIQLHPITKHNWETCISLKVQKEQERFVASNLYSLAESRFETTFLPLGLYAGNKMIGFAMIGKDPKDGVYWLVRFMVDQAHQGKGYGFAALQIVLSFMKSRYDVSPFLLLGVNPENGQAIRLYQKAGFIHTGKVENGEAIYRLGIY